From one Conexibacter woesei Iso977N genomic stretch:
- a CDS encoding GNAT family N-acetyltransferase, producing the protein MIRPATADDARALAELEVRAWRWAYVDFVAEEDMITIADRVERWSERGVDGAFVAEVDGRVVGVVQVDDEGQLRGLYVEPAAQGAGLGAELHDHALEELRRRGVDDATLWVFEANGHARGFYERRGWAVDGEMSTAAEAPEVRYRKELGR; encoded by the coding sequence TTGATCCGGCCGGCGACCGCCGACGACGCCCGCGCGCTGGCGGAGCTCGAGGTCCGCGCGTGGCGCTGGGCCTACGTCGACTTCGTCGCCGAGGAGGACATGATCACGATCGCCGATCGCGTGGAGCGCTGGTCGGAGCGCGGCGTGGACGGAGCCTTCGTGGCCGAGGTCGACGGGCGAGTTGTCGGAGTTGTGCAAGTTGATGATGAAGGGCAGTTGCGCGGGCTCTACGTCGAGCCGGCCGCGCAGGGCGCGGGGCTCGGCGCCGAGCTGCACGACCACGCGCTGGAGGAGCTGCGCCGGCGCGGGGTCGACGATGCCACGCTGTGGGTGTTCGAGGCCAACGGCCACGCGCGAGGGTTCTACGAACGCCGCGGGTGGGCAGTGGACGGCGAGATGAGCACCGCCGCCGAGGCACCCGAGGTCCGCTACCGCAAGGAGCTGGGGCGATGA
- the rbfA gene encoding 30S ribosome-binding factor RbfA: MRRVDEAVREVLGDAVNQSLKDPRVGFVTVTDVRTSADLRHARVFVSVFGTEAEQAATLEGLASAHGILQARLARELRMKRTPTLEFELDDTAVRAARLEALIEDVTVVTEDEDS; this comes from the coding sequence ATGCGCCGCGTGGACGAGGCCGTCCGCGAAGTGCTCGGCGATGCCGTGAATCAATCTCTCAAGGACCCACGGGTCGGATTCGTGACAGTTACCGATGTGCGGACGAGTGCTGACCTGCGTCATGCGCGGGTGTTCGTCAGCGTCTTCGGGACCGAGGCCGAGCAGGCCGCGACCCTGGAGGGGCTGGCGTCAGCGCACGGCATCCTCCAGGCTCGCCTGGCCCGCGAGCTGCGGATGAAGCGCACGCCGACCCTGGAGTTCGAGCTGGACGACACCGCGGTCCGCGCCGCGCGGCTCGAGGCGCTGATCGAGGACGTCACGGTCGTCACGGAGGACGAGGACTCATGA
- a CDS encoding DHH family phosphoesterase, which produces MNRNGAAAARERVLQEIRTGHGFCLVTHEHPDGDALGSLVAMHRILTALGKDSVMLMAADEFPLPYEYRFFDLAGLSTVPPVDLPERTIIYLDCGNIDRNPLGIVKGDDVHILNVDHHHDNTRFGTVNLVDADAACTTEIVWDLMRALGVEPDQDIADALYVGLVTDTGRFMYENTGPRAHVMAAELIEAGVDSHAIYRRLYEDMPYAKLELLGRALARVERFDDGGLTVARVTREDFDAVGAEDSYTEGIIDHLRSVEGTKVAALAREVESGGIRKKVSLRSTDGEVDVSAIARAGGGGGHRQAAGFTTELGDDELVAFLREQIAAQLALSSR; this is translated from the coding sequence ATGAACCGCAACGGGGCAGCGGCCGCGCGCGAGCGCGTGCTTCAGGAGATCCGGACCGGGCATGGGTTCTGCCTCGTGACCCACGAGCATCCCGACGGCGACGCGCTCGGCTCGCTGGTCGCGATGCACCGGATCCTCACGGCGCTCGGCAAGGACAGCGTGATGCTGATGGCCGCCGACGAGTTCCCGCTGCCCTACGAGTACCGGTTCTTCGACCTCGCCGGGCTGTCGACGGTGCCGCCCGTCGATCTGCCCGAGCGCACGATCATCTACCTGGACTGCGGGAACATCGACCGCAACCCGCTGGGGATCGTCAAGGGCGACGACGTCCACATCCTCAACGTCGACCACCACCACGACAACACGCGCTTCGGCACGGTCAACCTGGTGGACGCCGACGCGGCCTGCACGACCGAGATCGTCTGGGACCTGATGAGGGCGCTCGGCGTCGAGCCCGACCAGGACATCGCGGATGCGCTGTACGTCGGACTGGTCACCGATACGGGCCGGTTCATGTACGAGAACACCGGGCCGCGCGCGCACGTCATGGCTGCCGAGCTGATCGAGGCCGGCGTCGACTCGCACGCGATCTACCGGCGCCTGTACGAGGACATGCCGTACGCGAAGCTGGAGCTGCTGGGGCGTGCCCTGGCGCGCGTCGAGCGCTTCGACGACGGCGGCCTGACCGTCGCGCGGGTGACCCGCGAGGACTTCGACGCGGTCGGCGCCGAGGACTCCTACACCGAGGGCATCATCGACCACCTGCGGTCGGTCGAGGGCACCAAGGTCGCCGCGCTGGCCCGCGAGGTCGAGTCCGGCGGGATCCGCAAGAAGGTGTCGCTGCGCTCCACCGACGGCGAGGTCGACGTGAGCGCGATCGCCCGCGCCGGTGGCGGCGGCGGGCACCGCCAGGCCGCGGGCTTCACGACCGAGCTGGGCGACGACGAGCTGGTCGCGTTCCTGCGCGAGCAGATCGCGGCGCAGCTGGCGCTGTCGTCGCGCTAG
- a CDS encoding DsbA family protein — MGDLTSAPVPPVTDSDHVRGDAQDPELVVMYADFSCPRCAVAAIRLRDEDATVVFRHFALKARHPRAVPLAHAAEAAALQGAFWPFHDSLFADQGRIDDPHLWDRCERLGLDVGRFETDRRSEAVAQRVARDLRDGMRAGVANTPALLRPSVD, encoded by the coding sequence ATGGGCGATCTCACCAGCGCTCCGGTTCCGCCGGTCACGGACAGCGACCATGTCCGGGGCGACGCGCAGGACCCGGAGCTGGTCGTCATGTACGCCGACTTCAGCTGCCCGCGCTGCGCGGTCGCCGCGATCCGGCTCCGGGACGAGGACGCGACCGTCGTCTTCCGGCACTTCGCCCTCAAGGCCCGCCATCCGCGCGCCGTCCCGCTCGCGCATGCCGCCGAGGCGGCGGCGCTCCAGGGCGCCTTCTGGCCCTTCCACGACAGCCTGTTCGCGGACCAGGGCCGCATCGACGACCCGCACCTGTGGGATCGTTGTGAGCGGCTCGGGCTCGACGTCGGACGCTTCGAGACCGACCGGCGGTCCGAAGCGGTGGCCCAGCGGGTAGCGAGGGACCTGCGTGACGGCATGCGTGCAGGCGTCGCCAATACCCCTGCGCTGCTCCGTCCCTCGGTAGACTGA
- a CDS encoding GNAT family N-acetyltransferase: MTPPSIRPVTPRDVHAIAELQVRAWRHEHDGFVVEAQMPTLEDRIALWNGVRPGEAWLSEDAHGRIVGVVGVHDGEVGVLHVDPDLLDEDGPDGSDVDGLLLEHAENALRDAGHSSILLWTFRENHHNRALYARHGWTPDGAEQETLPGVVEVRYRREL, translated from the coding sequence ATGACGCCGCCGTCGATCCGCCCGGTCACGCCGCGCGACGTCCACGCGATCGCCGAGCTGCAGGTGCGCGCCTGGCGCCACGAGCACGACGGCTTCGTGGTCGAGGCGCAGATGCCGACGCTGGAGGACCGGATCGCGCTGTGGAACGGCGTGCGGCCGGGGGAGGCGTGGCTGAGCGAAGACGCCCACGGCAGGATCGTCGGCGTCGTCGGGGTGCATGACGGCGAGGTCGGCGTGCTGCACGTCGATCCGGACCTGCTCGACGAGGACGGCCCGGACGGGTCCGACGTCGACGGGCTGCTGCTGGAGCACGCCGAGAACGCGCTGCGTGACGCGGGGCACTCCTCGATCCTGCTGTGGACGTTCCGCGAGAACCACCACAACCGCGCGCTCTACGCGCGCCACGGCTGGACGCCCGACGGCGCGGAGCAGGAGACGCTGCCCGGCGTCGTCGAGGTGCGCTACCGGCGCGAGTTGTAG
- a CDS encoding bifunctional riboflavin kinase/FAD synthetase, whose amino-acid sequence MKLTYLPDVEPRPRKVAIGTFDGVHLGHREVIAGAETVVTFDPHPQSVVAPGSEPKLLTTLDRKAELVASLGVEELVVIPFDGAFAAQDARDFVEHVLVERVAATHVSVGENFRFGHKAQGDAQMLRDDPRFETRVVPLLEVDGEVVSSSHIRGLVSGGAVHYADALLGAPFAVDGEVQHGDKRGRTLGFPTANLVPRPGYVTPGHGVYACRAKLPDGTVVPAATNVGVRPQFVTGRGELIEAFLIDWSGDLYGQKIRVEFLRRLRGERRFESVDALVEQMHADVDEARAIVAG is encoded by the coding sequence GTGAAGCTCACGTACCTCCCCGACGTGGAGCCGCGGCCGCGCAAGGTCGCGATCGGGACGTTCGATGGTGTGCACCTCGGTCACCGGGAGGTGATCGCGGGTGCGGAGACCGTCGTGACGTTCGATCCGCACCCGCAGTCGGTGGTCGCTCCGGGCTCGGAGCCCAAGCTGCTGACGACGCTCGATCGCAAGGCGGAGTTGGTCGCCTCGCTCGGCGTCGAGGAGCTGGTGGTGATCCCGTTCGACGGCGCGTTCGCCGCCCAGGACGCCAGGGACTTCGTCGAGCATGTGCTGGTGGAACGCGTCGCCGCGACGCACGTGAGCGTGGGGGAGAACTTCCGCTTCGGCCACAAGGCCCAGGGCGACGCGCAGATGCTGCGCGACGACCCACGCTTCGAGACGCGTGTGGTGCCCTTGCTGGAGGTCGACGGCGAGGTCGTCTCCTCCTCGCACATCCGCGGGCTGGTCTCCGGCGGCGCGGTGCACTACGCCGACGCGTTGCTCGGCGCGCCGTTCGCGGTCGACGGCGAGGTCCAGCACGGCGACAAGCGCGGCCGCACGCTCGGCTTCCCGACCGCGAACCTCGTCCCGCGCCCCGGCTACGTGACCCCGGGCCACGGCGTCTACGCGTGCCGCGCGAAGCTCCCGGACGGCACCGTCGTCCCGGCCGCGACCAACGTCGGCGTGCGCCCGCAGTTCGTCACCGGCCGCGGCGAGCTGATCGAGGCGTTCCTGATCGACTGGTCCGGCGACCTCTACGGTCAGAAGATCCGGGTCGAGTTCCTGCGCCGTTTGCGGGGAGAACGCAGATTCGAATCCGTTGATGCGCTCGTCGAGCAGATGCATGCCGACGTCGACGAGGCGCGAGCGATCGTCGCCGGCTGA
- a CDS encoding SRPBCC family protein has protein sequence MKVYELRREQVLPGTPEEVFPFFGEARNLEAITPEWLGFEVVTPEPVQMRVGTLIQYRLKLHGIGVDWLTSIQAWEPGVRFVDTQVRGPYRLWHHTHDFAPGERPGTTVMRDTVKYAIGWGFGGEVAARAFVVRDVEAIFEHRAQAVPALLATR, from the coding sequence ATGAAGGTCTACGAGCTGCGGCGCGAGCAGGTGCTACCCGGGACGCCGGAGGAGGTGTTCCCGTTCTTCGGCGAGGCCCGGAACCTCGAGGCGATCACGCCGGAGTGGCTCGGGTTCGAGGTGGTGACGCCCGAGCCGGTGCAGATGCGGGTCGGGACGCTGATCCAGTACCGGCTCAAGCTGCACGGGATCGGCGTGGACTGGCTGACGTCGATCCAGGCGTGGGAGCCCGGGGTGCGGTTCGTCGACACGCAGGTGCGAGGGCCGTACCGGCTGTGGCACCACACGCACGACTTCGCGCCGGGCGAGCGACCGGGGACGACCGTGATGCGCGACACGGTGAAGTACGCGATCGGCTGGGGCTTCGGCGGCGAGGTCGCCGCGCGGGCCTTCGTCGTCCGGGATGTGGAAGCGATCTTCGAGCACCGCGCGCAGGCGGTGCCGGCGCTGCTGGCTACGCGCTGA
- a CDS encoding polyribonucleotide nucleotidyltransferase, producing MSNDAVTTVTVEIAGKEISFETGKMAKQASGAVVVRQGDTMVLNTATIGNLRDIDFLPLSVDVEERMYAAGKIPGSFFKREGRSGEKGTLTARMIDRPIRPLFPKGWRYETQIVAIPLSIDHVHPYDILAMNGASAALMISPVPLPNPVGAVRIGKIDGNFVVNPDEEDLLENTDLDLIVAGTEEAILMVEAGANVVSEAEILDALDIAHDAIKKLCGAQRELREKVGKDKLEFEVKEISSQLVDEIRASHGSDLDAATQVFDKLDRQDATKAVETSVVEKYAGDPDAETYGEYKANAKAAFAKIEKQIIRERIAKDKKRPDGRHETEIRPISIEVGVAPRTHGSALFTRGQTQAFSVAALGTLKEEMRLDTLGLETRKFYWHHYNFPAFSVGETGFMRGPKRRDIGHGALAERALVPVVPHIDDFPYTVRVVSDIFESNGSSSMASVCGSSLSLMDAGVPIKAPVAGIAMGLIKEGDDYTVLTDIAGVEDHLGDMDFKVAGTSEGITALQMDIKITGVTFDILRDALAQARDARLDILGQMARVIATPREQLSQFAPRIITVQIDPSKIGLLIGKGGETIRGLSEEFESQIDVNDDGQVLVYSANGELGEKLAERIRTMTKEVEVGDSFSGKVVKTTTFGAFVELAKGTDGLLHISNVKPGERVGTVEEVLNKGDEIDVRVVEVDRERGRIGLRLAADPEIEGKSVEELASVGAGGPGGGGGGDRGPRRDRNGGGDRGPRGGGRDRDRGGDRGGDAGGDRPRGSGRPRHRSDRDPERD from the coding sequence ATGTCCAATGACGCCGTGACCACGGTCACCGTCGAGATCGCCGGCAAGGAGATCTCCTTTGAGACGGGCAAGATGGCCAAGCAGGCCTCTGGCGCCGTCGTCGTCCGACAGGGCGACACGATGGTGTTGAACACCGCCACCATCGGAAACCTTCGCGACATCGACTTCCTGCCGCTGAGCGTGGATGTCGAGGAGCGCATGTACGCCGCGGGCAAGATCCCCGGCTCCTTCTTCAAGCGCGAGGGCCGGTCGGGCGAGAAGGGCACGCTCACCGCCCGCATGATCGACCGCCCGATCCGCCCGCTCTTCCCCAAGGGCTGGCGCTACGAGACGCAGATCGTGGCGATCCCGCTGTCGATCGACCACGTCCACCCGTACGACATCCTCGCGATGAACGGCGCCTCCGCGGCGCTGATGATCTCGCCCGTCCCGCTGCCCAACCCGGTCGGCGCGGTGCGCATCGGCAAGATCGACGGCAACTTCGTCGTCAACCCCGACGAGGAGGACCTCCTCGAGAACACCGACCTCGACCTGATCGTGGCCGGCACCGAAGAGGCCATCCTGATGGTCGAGGCCGGCGCGAACGTCGTCTCCGAGGCCGAGATCCTCGACGCGCTCGACATCGCCCACGACGCGATCAAGAAGCTGTGCGGCGCCCAGCGCGAGCTGCGCGAGAAGGTCGGCAAGGACAAGCTGGAGTTCGAGGTCAAGGAGATCTCCTCCCAGCTCGTCGATGAGATCCGCGCCAGCCACGGCTCGGACCTCGACGCCGCGACCCAGGTCTTCGACAAGCTCGACCGCCAGGACGCGACCAAGGCCGTCGAGACGTCCGTCGTCGAGAAGTACGCCGGCGATCCCGACGCCGAGACCTACGGCGAGTACAAGGCCAACGCCAAGGCGGCCTTCGCCAAGATCGAGAAGCAGATCATCCGCGAGCGGATCGCCAAGGACAAGAAGCGTCCCGACGGCCGCCACGAGACCGAGATCCGCCCGATCAGCATCGAGGTCGGCGTCGCCCCGCGCACGCACGGCTCCGCGCTGTTCACCCGCGGCCAGACCCAGGCCTTCAGCGTCGCCGCCCTCGGCACGCTGAAGGAGGAGATGCGCCTCGACACCCTCGGCCTCGAGACCAGGAAGTTCTACTGGCACCACTACAACTTCCCGGCCTTCTCGGTCGGCGAGACGGGCTTCATGCGCGGCCCCAAGCGGCGTGACATCGGTCACGGCGCCCTGGCCGAGCGCGCCCTGGTGCCGGTCGTCCCGCACATCGACGACTTCCCGTACACCGTGCGTGTCGTCTCCGACATCTTCGAGTCCAACGGCTCGTCGTCGATGGCCTCGGTCTGCGGCAGCTCGCTGTCGCTGATGGACGCGGGCGTGCCGATCAAGGCTCCCGTCGCGGGCATCGCGATGGGCCTGATCAAGGAGGGCGACGACTACACCGTCCTCACCGACATCGCCGGCGTCGAGGACCACCTCGGCGACATGGACTTCAAGGTCGCCGGCACGTCGGAGGGCATCACCGCCCTGCAGATGGACATCAAGATCACCGGCGTCACGTTCGACATCCTCCGCGACGCGCTGGCCCAGGCCCGCGACGCGCGGCTGGACATCCTCGGGCAGATGGCGAGGGTCATCGCCACGCCGCGCGAGCAGCTGTCGCAGTTCGCGCCGCGCATCATCACGGTCCAGATCGACCCGTCGAAGATCGGCCTGCTGATCGGCAAGGGCGGCGAGACCATCCGCGGCCTGTCCGAGGAGTTCGAGTCGCAGATCGACGTCAACGACGACGGCCAGGTCCTGGTCTACTCGGCCAACGGCGAGCTCGGCGAGAAGCTGGCCGAGCGCATCCGGACGATGACCAAGGAGGTCGAGGTCGGTGACTCGTTCTCCGGCAAGGTCGTCAAGACGACCACGTTCGGCGCCTTCGTCGAGCTGGCCAAGGGCACCGACGGCCTGCTGCACATCAGCAACGTCAAGCCCGGCGAGCGCGTCGGCACCGTCGAGGAGGTCCTGAACAAGGGCGACGAGATCGACGTCCGCGTCGTCGAGGTCGACCGTGAGCGTGGCCGCATCGGCCTGCGCCTCGCCGCCGACCCCGAGATCGAGGGCAAGTCGGTCGAGGAGCTCGCCTCCGTCGGCGCCGGCGGCCCGGGCGGTGGGGGCGGCGGCGATCGCGGCCCGCGCCGTGACCGCAACGGCGGCGGCGACCGTGGCCCGCGTGGCGGCGGACGTGACCGTGACCGCGGCGGCGACCGTGGCGGCGACGCCGGCGGCGACCGCCCGCGCGGCTCCGGCCGCCCGCGGCATCGCAGCGACCGCGATCCCGAGCGGGACTAA
- the truB gene encoding tRNA pseudouridine(55) synthase TruB, producing MVLVDKPAGPTSHDVVSRVRRALPRGVKVGHAGTLDPFATGLLLVLLGRATRIQQWLMELGKEYETVARLGWTSTTGDPEGELVETGRIPSRDAVLPTGAVTQRPPAYSAIRIDGRRAYALARSGVEVEVPERTVTVTRFDQLWRDDDAGRAAYAIACSSGTYVRSLIADLHDAYCVELRRTAIGPYRVEDAAPPPDRADTEPWEPTIVPLGTALSQVLPTITLDDDTARRAGHGQVVDLPSGTPDGRLLLLDPAGDPVCVSDVTAARAKPRVGFRA from the coding sequence GTGGTCCTCGTCGACAAGCCGGCGGGGCCGACGTCGCATGACGTCGTGTCGCGGGTCCGGCGTGCGCTGCCGCGCGGGGTGAAGGTCGGCCACGCGGGGACGCTCGACCCGTTCGCGACCGGGTTGTTGTTGGTGTTGCTCGGGCGCGCGACGCGGATCCAGCAGTGGCTGATGGAGCTGGGCAAGGAGTACGAGACGGTCGCGCGGCTGGGGTGGACGTCGACGACCGGCGATCCCGAGGGCGAGCTGGTGGAGACCGGCCGGATCCCTTCGCGCGACGCCGTGCTCCCGACCGGCGCCGTCACGCAGCGGCCTCCGGCCTACAGCGCGATCCGCATCGACGGCCGCCGCGCCTACGCGCTGGCCCGCTCCGGGGTGGAGGTCGAGGTGCCCGAGCGCACGGTCACCGTGACCCGCTTCGACCAGCTCTGGCGCGACGACGACGCGGGCCGCGCGGCCTACGCGATCGCCTGCTCGTCGGGCACCTACGTCCGCTCCCTGATCGCCGACCTCCACGACGCCTACTGCGTCGAGCTGCGCCGCACCGCGATCGGCCCGTATCGCGTCGAGGACGCAGCGCCGCCACCGGACCGCGCGGACACGGAGCCGTGGGAACCCACGATCGTCCCGCTGGGCACCGCGCTCTCCCAGGTCCTGCCGACGATCACCCTCGACGACGACACCGCCCGCCGCGCGGGCCACGGCCAGGTCGTCGACCTGCCCTCCGGCACCCCCGACGGCCGCCTCCTGCTCCTCGATCCGGCCGGCGATCCGGTCTGCGTGTCCGACGTCACCGCCGCCCGCGCCAAGCCCCGCGTAGGCTTCCGGGCGTGA
- a CDS encoding 4-hydroxy-tetrahydrodipicolinate reductase, whose product MSSLRVGVAGAAGRVGRAICDGVDAADDLELAGRADPALDTPLASILGDCDVVVDFTRPDTALENALACVRAGVHVVIGTTGFDPAPLAERQGDGNAFLAPNFAIGAVLMMKFAVEASKYMQSAEIIELHRDGKLDKPSGTAKHTAELMEGDVPIHSVRLPGLVAHQEVILGDVGQTLTIRHDSMDRTSFVPGVLLAVRRVADQGAPLVVGLDNLLFPSA is encoded by the coding sequence GTGAGCAGTCTGCGTGTCGGAGTGGCGGGTGCGGCGGGTCGCGTCGGCCGGGCGATCTGCGACGGCGTCGACGCCGCGGACGACCTGGAGCTGGCGGGCCGCGCCGACCCGGCGCTCGACACGCCGCTGGCGTCGATCCTCGGCGACTGCGACGTCGTCGTCGACTTCACGCGCCCCGACACGGCGCTGGAGAACGCGCTGGCCTGCGTGCGCGCGGGCGTGCACGTGGTGATCGGGACGACCGGCTTCGATCCGGCGCCGCTGGCGGAGCGCCAGGGCGACGGCAACGCGTTCCTGGCCCCGAACTTCGCGATCGGCGCCGTGCTGATGATGAAGTTCGCCGTCGAGGCGTCCAAGTACATGCAGTCGGCCGAGATCATCGAGCTGCACCGCGACGGCAAGCTCGACAAGCCGTCGGGCACCGCCAAGCACACGGCCGAGCTGATGGAGGGCGACGTGCCGATCCACTCGGTCCGGCTGCCCGGCCTGGTCGCCCACCAGGAGGTCATCCTGGGCGACGTCGGCCAGACGCTGACGATCCGCCACGACTCCATGGACCGGACGTCGTTCGTCCCGGGCGTCCTGCTGGCCGTGCGCCGCGTCGCCGACCAGGGCGCGCCGCTGGTCGTGGGGCTGGACAACCTGCTCTTCCCGAGCGCTTGA
- the rpsO gene encoding 30S ribosomal protein S15 has translation MSTLTADRKQEIVAKFGENAQDTGSTRVQVALLTARINDLTEHLREHKKDHHSRRGLLMLVGQRRRLLNYLSKNDLEGYRALIAELGLRR, from the coding sequence ATGAGCACGCTGACCGCTGACCGCAAGCAGGAGATCGTCGCCAAGTTCGGGGAGAACGCCCAGGACACCGGGAGCACCCGGGTCCAGGTCGCCCTGCTGACCGCGCGGATCAACGATCTCACCGAGCACCTTCGCGAGCACAAGAAGGACCACCACTCGCGTCGTGGCCTGCTGATGCTGGTCGGCCAGCGCCGTCGTCTGCTCAACTACCTGAGCAAGAACGACCTCGAGGGCTACCGCGCCCTCATCGCCGAGCTCGGCCTCCGCCGCTAA
- a CDS encoding pitrilysin family protein: MREEHRLTELSSGVRVVTESMDSVRSAALGFWIGTGSGFEDADRAGLSHLLEHMLFRGTARYESLEIDQIFDGMGAEINAGTGKETTSVYSRVLDVHLERAFDVMADMVWRPKIADEDLSQEREIVLEEIAMYEDDPQDRVFDVLGEATFGDHPLGRAIIGTREVVAGTPAAEIRDFHAARYTTGNVVVAAAGSIDHDRIVELVQQTLGDTVRPGGALEPLAVPGGAVARRRFLAKETEQYHVALGAPGIARDDERRFALRVLDNVLGGTSSSRLFQEVREQRGLAYSVYSFTGSYAGTGQVGLYLGTRPDNVKTALQVVGTELDKLLADGITAEELDRSKENVKGRVVLALESTTARMNRLGSSVLADMPILTVDDVVERIDAVTLDDVAALARELYAPERLSAAGIGGDETVYRTALEAVSPTLAEAA; encoded by the coding sequence CTGCGCGAGGAACACCGCCTGACCGAGCTGAGCTCGGGCGTCCGGGTCGTCACGGAGTCCATGGACTCCGTGCGATCCGCGGCGCTGGGGTTCTGGATCGGGACGGGCTCGGGCTTCGAGGACGCCGACCGGGCGGGCCTGTCGCACCTGTTGGAGCACATGCTCTTCCGGGGGACGGCCCGCTACGAGTCGCTGGAGATCGACCAGATCTTCGACGGCATGGGCGCCGAGATCAACGCGGGGACGGGCAAGGAGACCACGTCGGTCTACTCGCGCGTCCTCGACGTGCATCTGGAGCGGGCGTTCGACGTCATGGCCGACATGGTCTGGCGGCCCAAGATCGCCGACGAGGACCTCTCGCAGGAGCGGGAGATCGTCCTCGAGGAGATCGCGATGTACGAGGACGACCCGCAGGACCGCGTCTTCGACGTGCTCGGCGAGGCGACGTTCGGCGACCACCCGCTGGGACGGGCGATCATCGGCACGCGCGAGGTCGTCGCGGGCACGCCCGCGGCCGAGATCCGCGACTTCCACGCGGCGCGCTACACGACGGGCAACGTCGTCGTGGCCGCCGCCGGCAGCATCGACCACGACCGGATCGTCGAGCTGGTCCAGCAGACGCTGGGCGACACCGTGCGCCCCGGCGGCGCGCTGGAGCCGCTGGCCGTCCCGGGCGGCGCGGTCGCGCGCCGGCGCTTCCTGGCCAAGGAGACCGAGCAGTACCACGTCGCGCTCGGCGCGCCCGGCATCGCCCGCGACGACGAGCGGCGCTTCGCGCTGCGCGTCCTGGACAACGTGCTCGGCGGCACCTCGTCGTCGCGCCTGTTCCAGGAGGTGCGCGAGCAGCGCGGGCTGGCCTACAGCGTCTACTCGTTCACCGGGTCCTACGCGGGGACGGGCCAGGTCGGCCTGTACCTCGGCACGCGGCCCGACAACGTCAAGACGGCGCTGCAGGTCGTCGGCACCGAGTTGGACAAGTTGCTCGCCGACGGCATCACGGCCGAGGAGCTGGACCGCTCCAAGGAGAACGTGAAGGGCCGCGTCGTGCTGGCGCTGGAGTCCACGACCGCGCGGATGAACCGGCTCGGCTCGTCGGTCCTGGCCGACATGCCGATCCTGACGGTCGACGACGTGGTCGAGCGGATCGACGCGGTCACGCTCGACGACGTCGCTGCTCTGGCGCGCGAGCTGTACGCGCCCGAGCGGCTCAGCGCCGCCGGGATCGGCGGCGACGAGACGGTCTACCGCACGGCGCTGGAAGCCGTGTCGCCGACGTTGGCGGAGGCTGCGTGA
- a CDS encoding redoxin domain-containing protein yields the protein MAIIAPGTPVPEFVLKTADGEDFTQDDLKGRTTILVFYPFAFSPVCTDQLQVYEEALPELAEQGAVMYGVSTDASYSQTAFKEKLGITIEQLSDFEPKGATSKALGAYFEPAGMTNRALIIVGPDGTVAWSHLADSPGDLPGVNLIFDGLQAVSA from the coding sequence ATGGCGATCATCGCTCCGGGCACTCCGGTCCCGGAGTTCGTCCTGAAGACCGCCGACGGCGAGGACTTCACCCAGGACGACCTGAAGGGCAGGACCACCATCCTGGTCTTCTACCCCTTCGCCTTCAGCCCGGTCTGCACCGACCAGCTGCAGGTCTACGAAGAGGCGCTGCCCGAGCTCGCCGAGCAGGGTGCCGTGATGTACGGCGTCTCGACCGACGCGAGCTACTCGCAGACGGCCTTCAAGGAGAAGCTCGGCATCACGATCGAGCAGCTCTCCGACTTCGAGCCCAAGGGCGCGACGTCCAAGGCGCTCGGCGCCTACTTCGAGCCGGCCGGGATGACCAACCGCGCGCTGATCATCGTCGGCCCGGACGGCACCGTCGCCTGGAGCCACCTCGCCGACTCACCCGGCGACCTGCCGGGCGTCAACCTGATCTTCGACGGCCTCCAGGCCGTCAGCGCGTAG